From Vicinamibacterales bacterium, a single genomic window includes:
- a CDS encoding alpha/beta fold hydrolase, which yields MTRQYCHIGSRTIAYLDSAPGESALRTYVLLHAFPLGANQWEPQMRSIPTGWRLITPDLRGFGGSTELDSLSALAITDYADDVADLLQELSVSRAVIGGLSMGGYAALALYQGAPQFFEGLVLADTRATADTPEGRANRRNMLALVDREGPSGVAREMMPKLLGKATRELSPAIEAQVRRLIKQQSPVAVRSAIHRMMHRPDSMALLPQIAVPTLVIVGEEDELTPPADSRRIAEAVPGARLVTIPNAGHLSNLEQPDAFNEALNGFLTKL from the coding sequence ATGACGAGACAGTACTGTCACATCGGCTCCAGGACCATCGCCTATCTCGACTCGGCCCCCGGCGAGAGCGCGTTACGCACCTACGTGTTGCTGCATGCCTTCCCCCTTGGCGCCAACCAGTGGGAACCGCAAATGCGCAGCATTCCCACGGGCTGGCGGTTGATCACGCCCGACCTGCGCGGCTTCGGCGGCTCCACCGAGCTCGACTCGTTGAGCGCGCTGGCGATCACCGACTACGCCGACGATGTGGCGGATTTGCTGCAGGAGTTGTCGGTGTCGCGCGCGGTGATCGGCGGCTTGTCGATGGGCGGTTACGCCGCGCTCGCGTTGTATCAGGGCGCGCCGCAATTCTTCGAGGGCCTGGTGCTGGCCGACACCCGCGCGACCGCGGACACGCCCGAGGGCCGTGCCAACCGCCGCAACATGCTCGCGCTCGTTGATCGCGAAGGGCCGTCTGGGGTCGCGCGCGAGATGATGCCCAAGCTGCTCGGCAAGGCCACCCGCGAGCTCAGCCCCGCGATCGAGGCGCAGGTCCGCCGGCTGATCAAGCAGCAATCGCCGGTGGCCGTTCGCAGCGCCATCCATCGCATGATGCACCGGCCGGACTCCATGGCGCTGCTGCCGCAGATCGCGGTGCCGACGCTGGTGATCGTGGGCGAGGAAGACGAGCTGACGCCGCCCGCCGACTCGCGCCGCATTGCCGAGGCGGTGCCGGGCGCCAGGCTGGTCACCATCCCGAACGCCGGCCACCTGTCGAACCTCGAGCAGCCCGACGCATTCAACGAGGCGCTGAACGGTTTCTTGACTAAGCTCTAA